A window of Phacochoerus africanus isolate WHEZ1 chromosome 11, ROS_Pafr_v1, whole genome shotgun sequence genomic DNA:
gtcagtgaaagcatttgatgttggtgtctcattgtatggctgacttcacttagcatgataatttctaggtccatccatgttgctaaaaatgctggtactttgttccttttaatggctgtgtaatattccattgtgtatatgtaccacctcttcttgatccactcctctgtcgatggacatttaggctgtttccatgtcttggctattgcaaagagtgctgcaatgaacatcggagtgcatgtgtctttgcgagtcgtggttttctctggatagatctTGGCAGAATTTCTAATTCTTAATTTCAACATCATCTTTAAACAGAGACCGGTTGTGATCAATGCATTGGGATTGTATCTGTCACAGATCCGCCCCCACATCCGTGCTTCCTGCCTTTCATCTCCCCAAGACCCTCCTGCCAGGAACATGAGGAATGACACAGAAGAGCTGAAGGAGTTCCTCCTGCTGGGAATACCTCAGACAGAGGGACTGGAGCCTGTGCTCTTTGTCATCTTCTCAACCATTTACCTCTTCACCCTGCTTGGCAATTTACTCATCCTTGTAGCAATTACTTCCTCCTCTACCCTTcgcacccccatgtacttcttcttGGGACTCCTGTCTATTTTGGACATGTTGTTCCCATCTGTCACCTGTCCCAAGATGCTCTTCTATCTCTCTGGCCGGAGCCACGCCATTTCCTACGAGGGGTGTGCTGCGCAGCTCTTCTTCTATCATTTCCTGGGTTCTACCGAAGGCTGCCTCTATTCTGTGATGGCTTATGATCGCTTTGTTGCCATCTGTCACCCACTCAGGTATATGCTCATCATGAGACCTGGAGTCTGTGTCGGTTTGGTCATGGCAGTCTGGTTGGTGGGCTGTCTTCAGGCCACCATTCTGACATCCTTTACCTTTCAGTTACCCTACTGTGGCCCCAATCAGGTGGCCTACTTCTTCTGTGACATTCCTGCTGTCTTACCCCTGGCTTGTGCTGACAGCTCCCTGGTCCAGAGAGTAGGTTCCACTAACGTTGGCTTTCTGGCTTTAATGCTTTGGTTCAGCGTTTGTGCCTTCTACACACGCATTGGCATTGCCATTTTGAGAATCCGCTCAGCAGAGGGTAAGCAGAAAGCGTTCTCTACCTGCAGCGCCCACCTCACTGCAATCCTCTGTGCCTATGGGCCTGTAATCATCATCTATCTGCAGCCCACCCCCAGTGCCTTGCTGGGTACCATAGTGCAAATATTGAATAATATTGTTTCACCCATGCTGAACTCCTTAATCTATTCCCTACGGAACAAGGAAGTGAAAAGCTCCCTGAAAAGGGTTTTCCGCAATGTAGTATTTATGGCTCTAGAATAAATTATAGTTTTCATAATGGAATTTGAAGTTTATTGTCTCTTAAAAATcactcacttcctttttttttttttttggtcttctttgtcttttaggactgcacctacagcatgtggaggttcccaggctagggatcaaatcagagctacagctgctggcctgcgtaAGACATCGCAACgtgggattgttaacccactgagcacgacctgggatcgaacctgcgtcctcatggatgctagtcagattcatttccactgagccaaaatgggaactccacttagttcttcttcttaaataaatgatagaataTG
This region includes:
- the LOC125111965 gene encoding olfactory receptor 148-like isoform X2, translated to MRNDTEELKEFLLLGIPQTEGLEPVLFVIFSTIYLFTLLGNLLILVAITSSSTLRTPMYFFLGLLSILDMLFPSVTCPKMLFYLSGRSHAISYEGCAAQLFFYHFLGSTEGCLYSVMAYDRFVAICHPLRYMLIMRPGVCVGLVMAVWLVGCLQATILTSFTFQLPYCGPNQVAYFFCDIPAVLPLACADSSLVQRVGSTNVGFLALMLWFSVCAFYTRIGIAILRIRSAEGKQKAFSTCSAHLTAILCAYGPVIIIYLQPTPSALLGTIVQILNNIVSPMLNSLIYSLRNKEVKSSLKRVFRNVVFMALE
- the LOC125111965 gene encoding olfactory receptor 148-like isoform X1, which encodes MRNDTEELKEFLLLGIPQTEGLEPVLFVIFSTIYLFTLLGNLLILVAITSSSTLRTPMYFFLGLLSILDMLFPSVTCPKMLFYLSGRSHAISYEGCAAQLFFYHFLGSTEGCLYSVMAYDRFVAICHPLRYMLIMRPGVCVGLVMAVWLVGCLQATILTSFTFQLPYCGPNQVAYFFCDIPAVLPLACADSSLVQRVGSTNVGFLALMLWFSVCAFYTRIGIAILRIRSAEGKQKAFSTCSAHLTAILCAYGPVIIIYLQPTPSALLGTIVQILNNIVSPMLNSLIYSLRNKEVKSSLKRVFLKVTVTLDVK